A single window of Archangium gephyra DNA harbors:
- a CDS encoding porin, with protein MKLKNLAATLAAALLGVSGAAQAAEVLKTENASMNVGGRLQLLGFAQKLDDGARNNERLYLFLKQGRLTLSGNVEDWRYGVMLAFGGEDEIKAPTPGISLGLLDMYVDVPVKFLGNSYVRVGQFRVPYGRERLTESGTLLFADRSIQNLAFRVGRDVGATFHTQAGPLVAGVGIFTGGGRDIPERYLPQTLGTPMMVLRAGVDTGIGEDVFATRDLQAVPDKLQLAFFVNGFYVKDSLVGHSTVFNTKSSEKPLLINANWNPFIAQAPFTLGRLWQVGADAAARAPVGPGVLSGEVEGNFGVYQNDYGDIRVAGGRAQVAYQWNPVQVALRYALVLPDEQFAVGETRITGKRAIQEVTPAITYSFKGFGAKIIADLPIQLGTPVIFEEAVGSYLLTEQPDQTSLLKKGAPISRQNVIEARLLVQASF; from the coding sequence ATGAAGCTCAAGAATCTGGCAGCAACCCTTGCCGCCGCACTCCTTGGCGTGTCGGGCGCGGCCCAGGCCGCGGAAGTCCTCAAGACGGAGAACGCGAGCATGAACGTGGGAGGCCGGTTGCAGCTGCTCGGCTTCGCCCAGAAGCTCGATGATGGCGCCCGGAACAACGAGCGGCTCTACCTCTTCCTCAAGCAGGGCCGGCTCACCCTCTCGGGCAACGTGGAGGACTGGCGCTACGGGGTGATGCTCGCCTTCGGTGGTGAGGACGAGATCAAGGCGCCGACTCCGGGCATCTCGCTGGGTCTGCTGGACATGTACGTGGACGTCCCGGTGAAGTTCCTCGGCAACTCGTACGTGAGGGTGGGCCAGTTCCGCGTGCCCTACGGCCGCGAGCGCCTGACGGAGTCGGGCACCCTGCTCTTCGCGGATCGCTCCATCCAGAACCTGGCCTTCCGGGTGGGCCGGGACGTGGGCGCGACCTTCCACACCCAGGCGGGCCCGCTGGTGGCGGGCGTCGGCATCTTCACGGGCGGCGGCCGGGACATCCCCGAGCGCTACCTGCCGCAGACCCTCGGCACCCCCATGATGGTGTTGCGCGCGGGCGTCGACACCGGCATCGGCGAGGACGTCTTCGCGACCCGCGACCTCCAGGCCGTTCCCGACAAGCTCCAGCTGGCGTTCTTCGTGAACGGCTTCTACGTGAAGGACTCGCTGGTGGGCCACTCGACGGTGTTCAACACCAAGTCGTCGGAGAAGCCGCTGCTCATCAACGCGAACTGGAACCCGTTCATCGCCCAGGCGCCGTTCACCCTGGGCAGGCTGTGGCAGGTGGGCGCGGACGCCGCGGCGCGCGCGCCCGTGGGCCCGGGTGTGTTGTCGGGCGAGGTGGAGGGCAACTTCGGCGTCTACCAGAATGACTACGGCGACATCCGGGTGGCGGGTGGCCGGGCCCAGGTGGCGTACCAGTGGAATCCGGTGCAGGTCGCGCTCCGGTACGCGCTCGTGCTCCCGGACGAGCAGTTCGCCGTGGGGGAGACACGCATCACCGGCAAGCGCGCCATCCAGGAGGTGACTCCGGCGATCACCTACTCGTTCAAGGGCTTCGGCGCGAAGATCATCGCGGATCTGCCCATCCAGCTCGGCACTCCGGTCATCTTCGAGGAGGCGGTGGGCTCGTACCTCCTCACCGAGCAGCCGGACCAGACCAGTCTGCTCAAGAAGGGCGCGCCCATCTCGCGGCAGAACGTCATCGAAGCGCGGTTGCTGGTCCAGGCGAGCTTCTGA